The Mobula hypostoma chromosome 1, sMobHyp1.1, whole genome shotgun sequence genome includes the window ctccctgtggaatatgTGTGTTTTCCCCTAgcattccagtttcctcccacagtccaacaatgtaccagttagtagggtaactggtcattgtaaattgtcctatgattaggctagggttaaatcaggggttgctgggcagcacggctcgaaaAGCCCAAAGGGCTtcatctgcactgtatctcaataaataattttttttttaaatgttccatGCAAAACAACTAATTACTAAGTCCATATAAAATTTGGGACACTAACAAGTATATCCAGAAAATGAAATAGTATATGTTTCATCAGTTTGTGTTTTGTATGTCATGCATTATTTCTTTTAAGCTGACATAATAAATTAAATGATTAATTTTTTCATATCACACATTTCATGCAACATAATGTCCAATAAGGACTCTATTACTAAGTGGCCTGCATTCGGCCAATAAATCTAACTGTTGTAAGCATTGCCTGAGTTTAGTCAGAATTCAATTTACTCACAGATTACAATATGTTGGCCAGTTTAAAATGGTATGTAGAATCAGTATGAATTTTCAGGTTGTTTTGTTCATGTAATGTACATTTTTAATATACTAAATTAAATAAATGTAacgcactgtaaggtttcactgctaatgtaatggtttctctgtagcagcagtgtttgggttatgactagagataatgggggcttaggaatgtgcgccatccaatgagagacgtgttgtttctttcttgtgtgtctgagagaaggTAGTCACGGTCTTTTGTTGGcgagagaagaagagagaagatgcaagtggagagagttggtagactgcaCAACTGTGCGGGCTTGGAATGAGGGTCCAGGGGTCGATGACACTCAGAAGAAGTTGATGGGGAACGAATGGATGGAAAATCATGAGCTCCAATGTGCATTttagactgtttaattaaaatgggccctttttctttttgttttctttactaaccctatcgtcaaattaagaattataaagctcaatcatttaattgcatacggtgtactgtctgatattttgtggtacGAATTTTCAACTGAGCCACATatcgtgcagcatccacacaaacaagactTCTCAAGTTTGGCTGTGCCAGAGGCTGTCTTCTCCTAGACTAACACAAGCTAGCTGAACCTGGGGGTTACATAAAGAAATAAGAAAATTAAGCTATGGAAATGTTCAACTTCACCTGTATCAAGGATTTAAAAATTTACTAACAATTGATGCATGATTTTTAACCATACTGATATTTTTATAATAGGTATATCACCAAATAGCTGCTTTAAAGTGGTTACTTTCATCTATGAAAAATCTAATTATATGAGGAATTATATGGACAAGAAATTACTTGCATCATAAGTGCATCTATTTTTATAATATGTTTAAAATAGCAAGCAAATTCAATGAAAGCAATAGAAAATTCAAATGATTTGAAATAAGAAAATATCTCACTTGTTTCTGTTCATTTCCCAATAGGTTATGAATCCACTTACGTGATCAAAGGTTGTAGGAACTGttgtatttttatctccaaattgTGTATTTATATTGCTCTGTTCTTGGATATTTTTTAATTCTTTAAGTGTCGTATCTCCAGACTTCAGCATTCTTGGATTTGACTTGAGAAGCAGAGTATCCTTGCGTATGTTTACCATGGATTCTAAACTTGAATTCTGTAGCTGTTTAATAGTTGGTGTTGTTACACTTGTATATATATTTGTCTCTTGCTTTTGGGCTTCATCAAACAAGTCGACTTTTTTATTACTGCGTTCCCTCTCTTGTACATTCATTGGAGTTTTTACATTTATATTAGCATTTGATAAATTTGATGGTTTTTTGGAATTTTCATCTTGCTTAGTTTTCTTCTCATAAATTCTTGAACTTAAGGAATTACCTTGCTTCAGTAGCCTGCTTTTAAATATGGGTATAATCCTGGAAGCCTGGTTAGTTGAATTAGAATGCATTTCCATCTGATGGTACGTGCCTGACCCAGCAAACTGGATTGTTCCTTTTTGCAAATTCTGGAAAACCACTTCAGGTTTTTCTGTTGATTCGAATATCCTTTCACATAATCCAGTAGCACGTATTGGTGCTGCATCTAAATTTGCTTTTCTATCCAATTTCTGCTCATTGTCTAAAACTGTGGTCTTTTGACTTCCATTAATTGAACAAATAGAAGAGGTTTCACTGATAGTTATTTTGGCAGTTGGAATTTGTATTAAGTTATTCTTGAAGATAGGATTAGTTGTCAGATTTGGAGGCCTTGCCTGAACTGCCTTATTTAAAAACACAAAGAAAGAGAAATATCATCATGTTAGCCAACAGGTAGACACTATacaagtatttatatttattgaaatGATTCACCAGATGAAAATCTATTTGAAGGAAAAGTTGGACGAAAGAATGACAATGTTGTTGTAAGCTAAATTGCCACTCCCAGCGAGTAACTATTGATCCCTTCAGTTTAACAAAACTTTTAAAATCGattaacacatatcaaagttgctggtgaacgcagcaggccaggcagcatctctaggaagaggtacagtcgacgtttcaggccgagacccttcgtcaggactaaccgaaggatgagttagtaagagatttgaaagtgggagggggagggggagatccaaaatgataggagaagacaggagggggagggatggagccaggagctgtacaggtgattggcaaaagggatatgggaggatcatgggacaggaggtccggggagaaagacgggggggggggacccagaggatgggcaaggggtatagtcagagggacagagggagaaaaaggagagtgagagaaaaaatgtgtgtataaaaataaataacagatggggtacaagggggaggtgaggcattagcggaagttagagaagtcaatgttcaggttggaggctacccagatggaatataaggtgttgttcctccaacctgagtgtggcttcatctttacagtagaggaggccgtggatagacatgccagaatgggaataggatgtggaattaaaatgtgtggccactgggagatcctgctttctctggcggacagagcgtaggtgttcagcaaagcggtctcccagtctgtgtcgggtctcgccaatatatagaaggccacatcggaagcaccggacgcagtatatcaccccagccgactcacaggtgaagtgtcgcctcacctggaaggactgtctggggccctgaatggtggtaagggaggaagtgtaagggcatgtgtagcacttgttccgcttccaaggataagtgccaggagggagatcagtggggagggatgggggggggaacgaatggacaagggagtcacgtagggagcgatccctgcggaaagcggggggggggagggaaagatgtgcttagtggtgggatccctttggaggtggcagaagttacggagaataatatgttggacccggaggctggtggggtggtaggtgaggaccaggggaaccctattcctagtggggtggcgggaggatggagtgagagcagatgtgcatgaaatgggggagttgCGTTTGatagcagagttgatagtggaggaagggaagcccctttctttaaaaaaggaggacatctccctcgtcctggaatgaaaagcctcatcctgagagcagataaggaggagacggaggaattgcgagaagtggatggcatttttgcaagggacagggtgagaagaggaatagtccagatagctgtgaaagtcagtaggcttatagtagaaatcagtagataagctgtctccagagacagagacagaaagatctagaaaggggaaggaggtgttggaaatggaccaggtaaacttgagggcagggtgaaagttggaggcaaagttaataaagtcaatgagctcagcatgcgtgcaggatgcagcaccaatgcagtcgtcgatgtagcgaaggaaaagtgggggacagataccagaataggcacggaacataggttgttccacaaagccaacaaaaaggcaggcatagctaggacccatacgggcacacctttagtttggaggaagtgggaggagccaaatgagaaattattaagagtaaggactaattccgctagacggagcagagtgatggtagaggggaactgattaggtctggaatccaaaaagaagcagagagctttgagaccttcctgatgggggatggaagtatatagggactggacatccatggtgaaaataaagcggtgggggccagggaacttaaaatcatcgaaaagtttaagagcgtgagaagtgtcacgaacataggtaggaagggattgaacaaggggggataaaaccgtgtcgaggtatgcagaaatgaattcggtggggcaggagcaagctgagacaataggtctgccagatCTTCCCGGTCAGGGAATTAAaatatcctctcatatcccctttgccaatcacctgtccagcccttggctccatccctccccctcctgttttctcctatcattttggatctccccctccccctcccactttcaaatctcttactaactcttccttcagttagtcctgacgaagggtcttggcctgaaacgtcgactgtacctcttcctagagatgctgcctggcctgctgcgttcaccagcaactttgatgtgtgttgcttgaatttccagcctctgcagaattcctgttgtttgcatttttaaaatcgaTTCATTGTACTGGGGGAAAGTAACTTCAATAAGAAAAAGTGATATGCTGACCTGTTCAGAAAATGAAGAACATAGGCAGGACACACCAGAAATTCAAATGGCAAATATATGTATATAGAGTGAAATGCCATGAGTACATTGTATAGTTAGTTAGAAGCACAACATAATGGAGTGACCGAACCAAACATTAAGCTCTTTGTTTCCTGTTAGAGTGTCCAAGAAATAACTTCATACATACATATTTTTGGTCCTGGTATAACTATTTTGGCAATGATATTGCAAGGGGCCTCCTGATGTAGAAAAAGCATATTTCTAGTCTTACCTGAGAAACACTGAATTCATTGGTAGCATAGTAGGGTTTGCTGGTTATTTTTATTGGTAATCCACAGAGACTAGAGAATGTTATTTTTAGGTCAGAAAAGAAAGATGTTAGTACTGATTCCAAGTCCACTCTCGGGTAAAACTGAACAGGTTCACTTCTAATACAACAAAAAGGGTAACTGAATTATTATGTTAAGGATGTTCACTGTGATAGTATTTAGCACATATTTACGAATCAGATATATAAAGActccaaatttttttttaacttctttATGTCCACTGATATAATACTTTCAATAAATATGCTGTACTACTCTTCAGTCCATAAATTAACCTACCAGTTCAAATCAGTTTTCTTCTTTTTAGCAGAACTGAATATCATCCTAAGTAGGACATCATTGAAGATCATCTATGTCAAGAAGGAAACTTACCGTCCAATGTATCACCAGAGTACTACAGCCTCATGAAAATACTAGTTAGCAAATCAATAATAGTAATCTGAAAGTTTACGTAAACTAATTACACCACTGTTTATGCTTAACGGAAGTAATTATGAAATATACATGGCTCTTCATAAACAAAATATTTTTGCTTTCATTTCTTCATACTCGTTAGCTACAGATGTCTGACAGGTCATGATATCATACTCTTCTGTACAGTATAGTAGAAGGATTCTATAGGCTCTGAAAACTATGCTAATGAGAATGGAGAGAATACCTAATAAATGAGCTCACCTCCCTAATATCAACACAAAACTCTGAGCTAGAAAATTCTGGAGCTGGGGTTCAAACTTCCTAACAGTATTGCCACAGGACTGAAGTCAATTGTCAGTAAACATCTAAAGTAAGAACAATTAATACTGGAAGCAGTTAGGTCTAATGGAGTATGCGGAGGCAAGAAGTTACAGTTAATCAGTCAGATCTTTTGATGATTGGCAAAACACCGAAGGTCACTGGTCACCCAGGCACACTCTTCTGTTGAAAAACTggatcccagcagatcagcaagTCATGGGACAACTTTCTGGATGATATTTCACTTCACTACGTTTGTTGTAACAGTGTAACTATGGCAGTTGCAAGGGTCCTGATGGAGTCTCAGAGGAGGCCAGGAGGGAAAATTAAGAAAAAGAGATGAAGAGAACATGAAGGATTGGAGCAATTGAAAATGCTccagtgaaggggaggggggaggaaattGTTTGAATATGGAATTCAGGAAACTGAATTGCTTCCATTCATAGTAAGTTCTTGGTCTTCTTTGTTGCAACTAATCCTGAAGTCTGACTTCTATAAACTCAGACCACCATGGGTCTTTATAAATGGATAAAGAATGCCTCTTGTTTATCATTACCTAAAATGCCAGATGATGCAATGCTGGCCAGCAAAGAATGCACACATCTTTGCTATGATGCCGGTGCCTCGTTAATGTAGATAATGGCCTAACCAAAATTGTGCAGACCATTTGGCACTTCTACATAGGCTGTGCTCTACTAAATATCTTTCAGCATGAACATTATTTGGTTAAAATCCCACAAATCAGCACCTTAAAGAATACTGAACTGGACAATTTTGATTACTTTCCTTGAAGGAGTTTGTTTTATACTTTATAATTTAACAAATAAGTTTTGCATGGATTTGAAATATAAAACTGTCTATAATTTTAATATAATCTTTTTACATCAAGGATACGTAAACAGCTTCTCTCCAATTAACTTGAAGTACACAGTATAGTAAAGAGCCATGTCACTATTAATCTCTGGGAGATTATAACCATACTGCAAATAGAAAGAATAATTAGTACCATTCACTATTTTTAGTCAATTtagaataaatttattattaaataaaGTGATCATTTTTGACTTGATATTTCAGCCTTATTTTGTTGGTTAAGGTAATTTGCAGAAAAATGAAAATAAGAAAGACACCTCTTTCAAGACACATAAATGTAGTTTTTGCTTCCCATTAATAAAGGTAAGGAATCCTTTGCTGCATTACTGTTTATTACTATCGACCATACAAGTCTCTTACAATGGAGTTCTTTGAAAAGGCATTCACTTATGACAGTTAGGAATCGGAAAAATCATTGCTTGGAATAAGTCTTTGTACGAATATGAAAAAACATATTAAACATTGTTAAAAGTGAATTCACGTTACTACTGCCTATTATCTAGAAGATGGCCCTCTACTTTGGTAGATCTGAACTGACTCAAGTTGTAAATTGTTCAAGAATGGAATCGGTACTGAAATAGCTCCTCTTCATTAGTGCAGTCATGGCAACACAACCTATTTACACAAGACAGTTCTTGTAACAAAAGTTGAGTAGAGCTGTTTTTGGAATCAGATGCTAACAATGAAGAGCTGCATTCCTAGGTGCACTAGTTAAGATAACTTAAGCCAATGATCAATGACACTTTCATTTTCTATCGATGAAAATCAGGAAGTGTAGGTCTCAATTTCTTTATGATTTAGGTGATAATCTTTCCATGTCGGCAACCACTATGTCGAGAATAAGCAATTTATAAACTTAAAGTTACTGTTTTGATTACAAAGAATAAACTCAATTGATTTCCAAAAATGCGACCAAAAGCATAATGAATTAATACAAGAAAATTTAGCTAGACTGATGTTCAAAAAGAGGTTTTGAAAACATAAGTATCTAAGTGGAGGTTGGAGAGGATATTTCAGAGAGAACATTGCACCAAAGAGGAAAGAAATTGCAAATGAGGTTGGCTGCATGAATATTGTACGTAGACACTTAAGATGCAGGAGCAGCAAACAATGGAAAACTATCAAGCCATAAAAACAATGTACAAGCAGGTATTTTAGTTGGGATTGTAGATGGATAGAAATTTGTAAACAATTGTGTTGTAACATTTAACATACGAGGTGCAAATAGATGTTTAGTACACTGCAGGCCTGTAAAGAGGAACACAGGGGTTCAACATCAGAGTGTTCTGATGGATGTAATGTGTATTTAATGTCATCAGGAGGGGTGAGGGCTCTTTGCTTCTGCCTTTAATAGAGGCCTAACAAGTTTCTCTCCACCAACACACTAATTTACCTGGCTGAACTCATGATGATATTGAATATATTCTCCTTCAACTCCATTCACTTTCTCTAAATCAAATATACTGCTATAGATTCAACCTACAAGTGTTGTCTTGTGTAACACATGCAATAACATTTACTTCAGTCCCTCTTGGTGTCCACTCTTTCCTAAATTTGTGAAGAAGTAGAACATTTTATTGTTTTAGCTGCTAATTTCTACTTGCCGTCACATGACACTTCTGACgctttcttccccatcctggaCCTGTCTACACCTCAAGGGAGAGGGTAGCCACAAACATCCGTTACAAGCTCACAGACTCCCACAGCTTTCTTGACTATACAATACTTCCTCATACCCCTTTCCTTGTAAGGACTCCATCCATTCTCCCAGTATTTGGTCTCCATCACACTTGCTGAAATAATGATACATTCTGCATAGATGCCTCTGAAATGTGTTCCCTATTGCGAACTTCCATTGTGGATGGAGACCTTAACTGCAACTCATCTATTTCCTGCGCCTCTGCTTTTGTCCGTCTTCTCCTGATGTTCTGTTCACAATTCACTGGTCCACACTTCCATCCCTGTCTTTTGGCACTTTCCCAAACAATCACAGGAGATGCAACATctgtcctttcacctcttcctTTCCGACCATTCAGGGACTGAAGCAGACTTTCCAGATGAATCAGAAATTCTCTTGCACTCCTTCCAAACTACTGTATTGCATTTTCTGTTCACAATATGGTCTCAACGCTGGAGAAACCAAATGAAAAGTGGGT containing:
- the LOC134350093 gene encoding uncharacterized protein C18orf63-like isoform X3; the protein is MYLNLCFNAGRYQSLVPYKMNENYRFQSLFFVGLPDLRKLCSITMILNCDDADAKSLQTITCRELLFLYPDILVAPGEHKEIIVIMPIAFYKSGNIQAFAQKHRRKVDIPQRVIPAVLQICLSFTLVARLSPNWNRAGHLLIHGKDFLRNEGKQNAVVMELNVSETQVCISLEASIVRLPLAKVEDFDISTGVLKNFHSKRIVIIPKHFIASNWCYVLPSMKKGQIVSIGYEIPPDCPFRSYGDFQKHWKSMYGYNLPEINSDMALYYTVYFKLIGEKLFTYPFCCIRSEPVQFYPRVDLESVLTSFFSDLKITFSSLCGLPIKITSKPYYATNEFSVSQAVQARPPNLTTNPIFKNNLIQIPTAKITISETSSICSINGSQKTTVLDNEQKLDRKANLDAAPIRATGLCERIFESTEKPEVVFQNLQKGTIQFAGSGTYHQMEMHSNSTNQASRIIPIFKSRLLKQGNSLSSRIYEKKTKQDENSKKPSNLSNANINVKTPMNVQERERSNKKVDLFDEAQKQETNIYTSVTTPTIKQLQNSSLESMVNIRKDTLLLKSNPRMLKSGDTTLKELKNIQEQSNINTQFGDKNTTVPTTFDHVSGVFDIKKQEKQTNFQQLSSKSLTGLNYSDKGTEKRKCELFKVNSATLQSWLKCRGVSVRTRDKKEQLVSKIMEFIRGPQNEFGNICPVDALHRVE
- the LOC134350093 gene encoding uncharacterized protein C18orf63-like isoform X6 → MPIAFYKSGNIQAFAQKHRRKVDIPQRVIPAVLQICLSFTLVARLSPNWNRAGHLLIHGKDFLRNEGKQNAVVMELNVSETQVCISLEASIVRLPLAKVEDFDISTGVLKNFHSKRIVIIPKHFIASNWCYVLPSMKKGQIVSIGYEIPPDCPFRSYGDFQKHWKSMYGYNLPEINSDMALYYTVYFKLIGEKLFTYPFCCIRSEPVQFYPRVDLESVLTSFFSDLKITFSSLCGLPIKITSKPYYATNEFSVSQAVQARPPNLTTNPIFKNNLIQIPTAKITISETSSICSINGSQKTTVLDNEQKLDRKANLDAAPIRATGLCERIFESTEKPEVVFQNLQKGTIQFAGSGTYHQMEMHSNSTNQASRIIPIFKSRLLKQGNSLSSRIYEKKTKQDENSKKPSNLSNANINVKTPMNVQERERSNKKVDLFDEAQKQETNIYTSVTTPTIKQLQNSSLESMVNIRKDTLLLKSNPRMLKSGDTTLKELKNIQEQSNINTQFGDKNTTVPTTFDHVSGVFDIKKQEKQTNFQQLSSKSLTGLNYSDKGTEKRKCEEKASDSKPKKPKTKPVIQDVDVEKHAKNDQLFKVNSATLQSWLKCRGVSVRTRDKKEQLVSKIMEFIRGPQNEFGNICPVDALHRVE
- the LOC134350093 gene encoding uncharacterized protein C18orf63-like isoform X4, producing the protein MRRVLREVFKTEGAGESREIYLKPNVHQDCIRELLFLYPDILVAPGEHKEIIVIMPIAFYKSGNIQAFAQKHRRKVDIPQRVIPAVLQICLSFTLVARLSPNWNRAGHLLIHGKDFLRNEGKQNAVVMELNVSETQVCISLEASIVRLPLAKVEDFDISTGVLKNFHSKRIVIIPKHFIASNWCYVLPSMKKGQIVSIGYEIPPDCPFRSYGDFQKHWKSMYGYNLPEINSDMALYYTVYFKLIGEKLFTYPFCCIRSEPVQFYPRVDLESVLTSFFSDLKITFSSLCGLPIKITSKPYYATNEFSVSQAVQARPPNLTTNPIFKNNLIQIPTAKITISETSSICSINGSQKTTVLDNEQKLDRKANLDAAPIRATGLCERIFESTEKPEVVFQNLQKGTIQFAGSGTYHQMEMHSNSTNQASRIIPIFKSRLLKQGNSLSSRIYEKKTKQDENSKKPSNLSNANINVKTPMNVQERERSNKKVDLFDEAQKQETNIYTSVTTPTIKQLQNSSLESMVNIRKDTLLLKSNPRMLKSGDTTLKELKNIQEQSNINTQFGDKNTTVPTTFDHVSGVFDIKKQEKQTNFQQLSSKSLTGLNYSDKGTEKRKCEEKASDSKPKKPKTKPVIQDVDVEKHAKNDQLFKVNSATLQSWLKCRGVSVRTRDKKEQLVSKIMEFIRGPQNEFGNICPVDALHRVE
- the LOC134350093 gene encoding uncharacterized protein C18orf63-like isoform X5, translating into MYLNLCFNAGRYQSLVPYKMNENYRFQSLFFVGLPDLRKLCSITMILNCDDADAKSLQTITCRELLFLYPDILVAPGEHKEIIVIMPIAFYKSGNIQAFAQKHRRKVDIPQRVIPAVLQICLSFTLVARLSPNWNRAGHLLIHGKDFLRNEGKQNAVVMELNVSETQVCISLEASIVRLPLAKVEDFDISTGVLKNFHSKRIVIIPKHFIASNWCYVLPSMKKGQIVSIGYEIPPDCPFRSYGDFQKHWKSMYGYNLPEINSDMALYYTVYFKLIGEKLFTYPFCCIRSEPVQFYPRVDLESVLTSFFSDLKITFSSLCGLPIKITSKPYYATNEFSVSQAVQARPPNLTTNPIFKNNLIQIPTAKITISETSSICSINGSQKTTVLDNEQKLDRKANLDAAPIRATGLCERIFESTEKPEVVFQNLQKGTIQFAGSGTYHQMEMHSNSTNQASRIIPIFKSRLLKQGNSLSSRIYEKKTKQDENSKKPSNLSNANINVKTPMNVQERERSNKKVDLFDEAQKQETNIYTSVTTPTIKQLQNSSLESMVNIRKDTLLLKSNPRMLKSGDTTLKELKNIQEQSNINTQFGDKNTTVPTTFDHVSGVFDIKKQEKQTNFQQLSSKSLTGLNYSDKGTEKRKCETFTVEQRNTTELKKYYAQTKTDKQPMCKRR